Proteins encoded within one genomic window of Candidatus Poribacteria bacterium:
- the tsaE gene encoding tRNA (adenosine(37)-N6)-threonylcarbamoyltransferase complex ATPase subunit type 1 TsaE, whose product MISQQQMENRNQIFKTESPEETQILGEKLGRTLKQGDVIALVGDLGTGKTCLTQGIARGVGIAPDAVVNSPSYILINEYNGTIPIYHIDLYRLENSAEIAELGLSEYVEGDGICIVEWAERMADLLPDTCIKIHITLANTNASYSGEVREPISQNLEDENIRHIEIQHPISR is encoded by the coding sequence ATGATATCTCAACAGCAAATGGAAAACAGAAATCAGATATTTAAAACAGAAAGCCCAGAGGAAACGCAAATCCTCGGCGAAAAACTGGGCAGGACGCTCAAGCAGGGCGATGTTATCGCGCTCGTCGGCGACCTCGGTACCGGCAAAACCTGTTTGACACAAGGTATTGCGCGCGGTGTCGGCATCGCGCCAGATGCGGTCGTCAACAGCCCATCTTATATCCTGATTAACGAATACAATGGGACCATCCCGATCTATCATATCGATCTGTACCGGCTCGAAAACAGCGCGGAGATTGCCGAACTCGGACTCAGCGAATATGTAGAAGGCGATGGAATTTGTATCGTCGAGTGGGCTGAACGAATGGCAGATTTACTACCCGATACCTGCATAAAGATACACATAACACTTGCAAACACAAACGCCTCATACAGCGGTGAAGTCCGTGAGCCAATATCACAAAACCTTGAAGATGAAAACATCCGACACATCGAAATCCAACATCCTATATCTCGATAG
- a CDS encoding glycosyltransferase family 4 protein: protein MKTSDTSKSNILYLDSGSGIGGGQRSLLLLLNLLDKGRFTPFVGCLGDSPFAAEAEKTEASIVPLSLPAAHNKTDKVRRFTLGDLLEDFQQLGVILQLHRMVKRYAIDLIHANSLSVALLGGIVARINRIPILMHKRYATSYGILDRICERLLHRVILVSEATRWNFASTAKQTLIYNGVDLDAFHASPEEVETLRTELLSDASDTSILTGVVTRITPEKGIHFLVRALAELKGRSSITSADIKLLIVGGPYFEKDVDYMNELKQTVTDLGVEDSVIFTGFLSDTRVVTSLLDIMLVPSIIPEACPRTIIEAMAVGTPVIATPLGGSKELVTPETGILVPPEDVSAIADAIATLATDPERLKAMGKAACNRAAQLFSSEKNTALTEDVYTELLAVQGRTHKTDIA from the coding sequence ATGAAAACATCCGACACATCGAAATCCAACATCCTATATCTCGATAGTGGTTCGGGCATTGGCGGTGGTCAACGCAGCCTCTTGCTCCTGCTCAATCTATTGGATAAAGGCCGGTTTACGCCTTTCGTCGGATGCCTTGGTGATAGCCCTTTCGCAGCGGAAGCAGAAAAGACAGAAGCAAGTATCGTCCCGCTGTCTCTACCCGCGGCGCACAACAAGACCGACAAGGTCCGGCGATTTACCCTCGGCGATCTCCTGGAAGACTTTCAGCAACTTGGCGTTATCCTGCAACTCCATCGAATGGTAAAACGGTATGCGATCGACCTCATTCACGCAAACTCGCTTTCGGTAGCACTGCTCGGCGGCATCGTTGCAAGGATAAACCGCATCCCCATCCTGATGCACAAACGGTATGCGACCTCCTACGGCATTTTGGATCGGATTTGCGAAAGACTTTTGCACCGCGTGATTCTGGTTTCGGAGGCAACTCGCTGGAATTTCGCCTCTACGGCAAAGCAGACGTTAATCTATAACGGTGTCGATTTAGACGCCTTTCACGCATCCCCAGAAGAGGTGGAGACCCTCCGCACAGAACTGCTTTCCGATGCATCCGACACCTCCATACTCACCGGCGTTGTGACTCGGATTACGCCGGAGAAAGGTATCCACTTTTTAGTCAGAGCCCTCGCGGAACTCAAAGGACGTTCCTCAATCACTAGCGCAGACATCAAACTTCTTATCGTCGGGGGTCCCTACTTTGAAAAAGATGTCGACTATATGAACGAACTCAAACAGACGGTCACAGATTTAGGCGTTGAAGATTCGGTCATCTTTACTGGATTTTTGTCGGATACGCGGGTGGTCACAAGTCTGCTCGACATTATGTTGGTACCGTCCATTATCCCAGAGGCGTGCCCACGCACCATCATTGAGGCGATGGCGGTCGGCACACCGGTCATCGCTACGCCGCTCGGCGGAAGCAAAGAACTCGTCACTCCCGAAACAGGGATTTTAGTGCCACCTGAAGATGTATCGGCGATTGCGGACGCTATCGCGACACTCGCGACCGATCCAGAACGCTTGAAAGCAATGGGAAAAGCCGCCTGCAATCGCGCTGCGCAGTTGTTCAGTAGTGAAAAGAACACGGCATTGACGGAGGACGTTTACACCGAACTGTTAGCAGTGCAAGGACGTACGCACAAAACGGATATTGCCTGA
- a CDS encoding ATP-binding cassette domain-containing protein — translation MTAPLLHMQAITKDFPGVRALDNVSFEVHPGEIHALCGENGAGKSTLIKILGGVYPSGTYEGRLRINGNEQQFHTVRDAERAGIAVIHQELALIPEMTVAENIYLGKEPCHFGTIDKHRLYHEAGKLLSQFGLTIPLHKPVHELGIGQQQLVEIAKALGRSLHAHIEQRQSLQANSESSRGALLLVLDEPTAALTESEVDILRQILTQLREKGVACIYITHKLKEIFQIADRVTVLRDGKAVATHSIKSSDCTEEVLISQMVGRELTALFPKRRTTSTDENGARQEDIALRVENLSTYPSEPPQLKDISFEVRRGEILGIAGLMGAGRTELIRTIFGAYEGRWRGELSIDGVTVQIHAPLEAIQHGMALVSEDRKRYGLLLDVDVVRNMTLASLGSSSDITSHGIINENTALEKSEHYVDSLQIKATSLEVPVNHLSGGNQQKVVLAKWLMTHPKVLFLDEPTRGIDVGAKAEIHTLMAKLAQEGVAIVFVSSELPEILGMSDRVLVLHEGRITGEFINDNLTQAKILRCAAGA, via the coding sequence GTGACAGCCCCACTTCTCCACATGCAAGCCATTACCAAAGACTTTCCCGGCGTGCGCGCCTTAGATAACGTCTCTTTTGAGGTACATCCGGGTGAAATCCATGCCCTATGTGGCGAAAACGGGGCGGGCAAATCGACGTTGATTAAGATCCTCGGCGGTGTTTACCCGTCCGGCACTTACGAGGGACGACTGCGCATCAACGGAAACGAGCAACAGTTCCATACCGTGCGTGACGCAGAACGCGCGGGAATCGCCGTCATCCATCAAGAACTGGCACTTATTCCAGAAATGACAGTCGCTGAGAACATCTATCTCGGCAAAGAACCGTGCCACTTCGGGACTATTGACAAACATCGTCTCTATCACGAAGCAGGTAAACTCCTTTCGCAGTTTGGATTGACGATACCACTCCACAAACCCGTCCATGAACTCGGTATCGGACAACAACAACTCGTAGAAATCGCGAAGGCTTTAGGGCGGAGCTTGCACGCCCATATTGAGCAGCGGCAGAGCCTGCAAGCCAACAGCGAATCGTCACGCGGCGCATTGTTACTCGTGCTGGACGAACCGACAGCCGCCTTGACCGAAAGTGAAGTAGATATCCTTCGACAGATTCTGACCCAACTCCGGGAAAAAGGTGTCGCGTGTATCTATATCACCCATAAACTCAAGGAGATTTTTCAGATTGCCGACCGAGTAACAGTGCTACGCGACGGTAAAGCAGTCGCGACGCACTCCATTAAATCATCTGACTGTACCGAAGAAGTACTCATTTCACAGATGGTCGGACGCGAACTCACCGCACTGTTTCCAAAACGACGAACGACTTCCACCGATGAAAATGGGGCACGTCAAGAAGATATAGCACTCCGGGTCGAAAACTTAAGCACCTATCCATCGGAACCCCCTCAGCTGAAAGACATCAGTTTCGAGGTGCGACGCGGGGAAATCCTCGGAATCGCAGGGTTAATGGGCGCGGGACGGACAGAATTGATTCGTACCATTTTCGGTGCTTATGAGGGTAGATGGCGTGGTGAACTCAGTATAGACGGTGTCACCGTTCAGATTCACGCCCCACTCGAGGCGATACAGCACGGAATGGCACTCGTTAGCGAAGATCGAAAACGCTACGGCCTCCTTTTGGACGTGGATGTCGTCCGCAACATGACGCTTGCGAGTCTCGGTTCATCATCAGACATCACATCGCACGGAATAATTAACGAAAACACGGCACTTGAAAAAAGCGAGCATTACGTGGATTCCCTCCAGATTAAGGCGACTTCACTGGAAGTTCCGGTGAACCACCTCAGCGGTGGAAACCAACAGAAAGTCGTTCTAGCGAAATGGTTGATGACACATCCGAAGGTGCTATTTCTCGATGAACCGACCCGCGGGATTGATGTCGGTGCGAAAGCAGAAATTCACACGTTGATGGCAAAACTCGCGCAAGAGGGTGTCGCAATTGTATTTGTATCTTCCGAACTCCCAGAAATCCTGGGTATGAGCGATCGGGTTTTAGTCTTACACGAAGGCAGAATTACGGGTGAATTCATCAACGATAATCTGACGCAAGCGAAAATTTTGCGATGTGCCGCTGGTGCCTGA